The segment TCAAAGTGAAGTAATAAGTAAGGATGGAGAGGTTCAAACTGAAGAAAATAGTGAGTTCACTGATGAGAGTTGTTTTGATACTATAGTAAATGATGAATTCATTGATGAAGACTACGATAGTATGGAAGAAGTAAGCATAGAGGAGGATGAAGAATTGAATAAACAACTGGAAGATTAAGTCAGGAACTAGAACTTGAACGTTCACAAAATGTCCTTTTAGAAGAGGAAAATAGAGAGTTAAGGTCTAAACTTGTAGAACTTGAAAAGAATTATAGAGAATTGGCAGAAGATGCAGGTAAACGGGAAGAAGAGTTGGTAGGGGTGGAGGAAAAAGACCCAAAAATAAATAGTTTAATGCGGTTAAATGAAGGATTAGATGAAGATAAAAAGAAAATGGAAGCTGAAGTGGAGAATCTGAAAAAACAACTACAAAGTGCTCAGGAATCCAAACAACAACTGGAGGAAGGAAAAATTGATTTAGAAGGTAAATTGAAAGATTTAAGCAGTCAATTAAGCACTGTAGTAAGCGAGAAAAAGGACTTAGAAAATAAGGTTGCTAGGTTACAAGAACAAGTTGAACATCTGAATGCAGAACTAGAAAGAGTAAGAAGTATTGGAATATCGTCTATTGGAGAGTGTACAAAAACACTTGATGAAAATTTGAAATTAAAAAATCAACAGATTGAAAGTTCAACAACTGAACATGGACAACAAAATGCGAAAGAAAAGTCAAGAAATGGGAATGTTCAAAAAGGACAAACAAAGGTTCAAAAGCCAGATGCAGAGAGTTGTATGGGCACAGTTTCAAAAACCACTAACAGAATAAAAGGCATACCTAATTCCTTGATAAATTCCTCCGTATCTGTTCAGCAGAGTGGCAAAATAAGGTAGACGAGAAAAGACAACTATAGGAATAAATGGGTGTCATTTCAGTGCGTGACACTGGTTTCCATCCAAAAGGGTGTCATCCCAGTGCCCAGACACTGGGATCCAGAAAATTTGATTGTGTACTATACAACATTTTCGATCAAAAGCTGGATTCCAGTGTCAAGCACTGGAATGACATCACAGGGGCACTGGAATTTTTGTTTCAATATTTGTACATTAGCCATGCATCTGAACAGATACATTCCTCCTATATTGCACAAGCATACATCAAACCGCCAAAAATAGTTAAAGTAGGCTCTTAGCATAAAGCACCAGCTCCTCTTTTGTTAAAGTGTAGGAGCTGTCTTCCCAATGTTGCCTGAGCAACTCTAAGTTTTTACCTAAACTTTTTCCTGGCTGGTGACCTATACTTATTAAATCATCGCCAGATAAAGGAAATTTTGGAATATTGAATGTATTAGCAAATGAAATGTATTTATCAACATTTTCTCCAGACTCAACACCACAAATTTTTACTAAATCACAATATAATTCTCTACCAAATAAAGATATGTATTTTTTTTGCTCTTTTTCTGAAAGTTCTGTTTTGATATCGTTGGATAGTAAAAATAGCAGCTTTTTCTTTTGCTTGTTCGAAAGACGTAAAAACTTACTTATGTATTCTCCAAGACTTAGCCTGTCATTTTTTTTAGTAGTCCTAAGGAGTAACGCTAATTTTACTAGCGTATCGGTGCCTAAAAGAAGTGACGAAGACAGAATTTCGCATTTTACTTCTTTTGGGATAATCTTTTGCAAAACATCAGATTCTTGCATGCTCTTAAGTGTTGGAAAAGGATCATTGCACTCCAGCAATTTAAGTATTTCATCTCTTATTCTCTCTCCAGAGAGGTTTTGGATCATATGCGAATGCTTTTTGCATACGCTTAGTATTTCATCACTCAAATCTCCGACACATATTTTTGCATGAAAACGAAATGCTCTTAAAATACGTAGATAGTCTTCTTTAATTCTATCTTCAGCGTTGCCTATAAAGTTTAATCTTTGCGCCTTTAAGTCCTCTATACCACCAAAGTAGTCATATATATGGCCATGCTTATCTGCATATAGAGCATTAAATGTAAAGTCGCGCCTTGAAGCATCCGCTTGCCAATTATTGGTAAATTCTACTTTTGCATGCCTACCATCACATTTCACATCATGCCTTAGTGTTGTGATCTCAAAAGATCTTTGATTTAGAACCGCAGTGATAGTTCCATGTTTTAAGCCAGTTGGAATAGTTTTTATATTACGGAGTTTTAGCGCTTTAATCGTTTGATTGGGAAGCAAATTAGTAGCTAAATCGATGTCGTGGACATCACGCTGCAAAATTGAGTCTCTCACACATCCGCCGACAAGCCTAGCCTCACCACCAAATTCCTCTATGGCATCAATAATTAAACTAGTCTCATGGTCAACTTGCATTTAGGTTAGTACGTACTGCAAGTTCATATTATATGAAATGCTTGCAAAAGCCCTATATAAAAATATACAGGGCTATGAAAATTTATTTTACAAGTATTTGTTGTGGATGAAATGGTTGTTCTACCATCGTTTCCTGCGTACCACATCTTAGTAAACTTGAAGGGTTTTGCTCTTCAGAGCGCTCTATGCGCTGCTTTATATCACTAACGCACTGGTCTACAACATCACGAATTTTTCCATCAGCATTTTCTGCCAATAACTTATCAAATCCCTTTTCAACCTCTGCTCTCTCAGAGATATCCTTTGAAAGGTTACAATATTCCAAGATCTCATCTAACTGAAGCTTTTTTGCTAATAGGAAATCTTCTTGCTCTTGAATTTCCTTAGTTACAATTTTAGCTCTAGAGTAATGGTTCCCTCCAAGATGTATTGTTTCTCGCTCTTTACTACCCCATAACTCGTCGTTTAATTTATAACTTTCACGATTAAATACCTGATTTAACTGATCATCATTATTTATCATTTGTGGATCTGGCTCAAACCTTTTTTGCTCCTCGCTATTATTATCTTTGTAGTAGACATTAATTTCAATGTTAGCTAAAGAAGCTAACATACTAATTTCTTCAATGAAAACAAAATAACTTTGACTTTTTATTGCTTCAAGATAAGCTTGGTAGAGTTCAGAGTTATTAAGAAATGAGTGTGTAATAAATTCACTATTATATTGAGCATTGTACTCATTTTTACCAAGGCCATGAAGAGCCTCTGCATATTCTCCTAAATCACGCATAGCTTGATCACGTGATATATTAAATTTGCTAACAGCTTTACTTACTAACCTCTTCACATTATCTTCAGCATTTTCAATTTTCCTATTTGTTTGCTCAACCAACTCTTTTATTTTATCAGACTTACCAGTTAAATCCCCTGGCTTGTTTAAAAACATATTAAAAACCTTTTCTAGCTGAGCTCTTAAAGGAGCTGGCATACTTACATCATCTAAAGATGTAAATTGACTTAAAAATTTGTGCCATTCCATTCTCATATCTTGCGCTCTTTCAGCTTTATATGGACCAGAGCTATTATCACCAAACACAGCATGAAAAAAACAATTGCCATCGCCCGCAGTATTATACTTAACTACTTGGCTATTAGTTGGTAATTTCCGTTCCCTAGATTGAAGCATAATTTTTACCTTAATTTAAGCTATATGTTACTATACTAACAAATTGTAACTAATTAAGTATAGCAGAAATTTTTAAATTATGCAATAGTTATAATTTTACATAGCAAATATGAGTTTTAACTGTGG is part of the Wolbachia endosymbiont (group A) of Anomoia purmunda genome and harbors:
- a CDS encoding CCA tRNA nucleotidyltransferase yields the protein MQVDHETSLIIDAIEEFGGEARLVGGCVRDSILQRDVHDIDLATNLLPNQTIKALKLRNIKTIPTGLKHGTITAVLNQRSFEITTLRHDVKCDGRHAKVEFTNNWQADASRRDFTFNALYADKHGHIYDYFGGIEDLKAQRLNFIGNAEDRIKEDYLRILRAFRFHAKICVGDLSDEILSVCKKHSHMIQNLSGERIRDEILKLLECNDPFPTLKSMQESDVLQKIIPKEVKCEILSSSLLLGTDTLVKLALLLRTTKKNDRLSLGEYISKFLRLSNKQKKKLLFLLSNDIKTELSEKEQKKYISLFGRELYCDLVKICGVESGENVDKYISFANTFNIPKFPLSGDDLISIGHQPGKSLGKNLELLRQHWEDSSYTLTKEELVLYAKSLL